In a genomic window of Carassius gibelio isolate Cgi1373 ecotype wild population from Czech Republic chromosome A3, carGib1.2-hapl.c, whole genome shotgun sequence:
- the LOC127955241 gene encoding uncharacterized protein LOC127955241, producing the protein MAKPELASLLRQALDVLDKEKASSNVGEASSSTTTSSILPTPKVFGLNSTPTRAHHAVQDELSRIFSPYSRPAAKKRPASLWSIKPSSTTSYTHKFFCMSSRKDDEVPSLSYKETLTAAGMGERKIVFPDKLCSASDFSAQLVHHYPKLGDGGGYELLHIVGSTRSKVLEVLPCPKNGYSPMYLLSAEAGLGKATIYIRPLQKDLCLEPVWGSSADENDGPMVECMYCHNSFKHSNMQDHVDICTRDFGNTETPTVQAESDNHGKMDTSTERQTTSEGRGHRHTQNETDMYRQTQTESSQHTERQTDRWPQTDSDHHRLQRQSRQREEQPSTSSYNGSVNIFQSPEKSHNAEWKAEKDPEKAAETYRRDLLQQSETYRSLKYVMDMHESPEEKERAVVVFYKQNNINWASPFCVFLKGDPAVGDGVNRFFFTFGISKLQSGFSFGLDDTNKSLLFVGEEDHLVPSTSTFLLEGDIFHVAGRIIGHSFLNGGPKLTGLSQAILDLISGKEDTNQLATQDSPDIDVREVVTLLTSKDPLSPADKHNVAEMCVAWDLPTVVNDTNRNWLAEKILHHSVITRRIRQIKQLKKGLKDTGVLQLLKEKPETAAVLFPRSSSLVVMPEMILERVIWPSNDSSDSEQECNIEQQCSALAFFRQYVENANSESLKDLLKFWVGWVIFPQHLYIKVTSGLLPKSKTCYETLQIPGDHTGYNNFKEALEGAVRTADTGFGFI; encoded by the exons ATGGCAAAGCCAGAGCTAGCATCTTTGTTGAGACAGGCGCTGGACGTTTTGGACAAAGAAAAGGCTTCCAGTAACGTTGGAGAGGCTTCTTCCTCGACCACCACCTCGTCCATTTTACCAACACCGAAAGTGTTCGGTCTAAACTCAACCCCGACTCGCGCCCACCATGCTGTTCAAG ACGAGCTGTCCAGAATCTTTTCGCCATATAGCCGACCTGCAGCCAAAAAGAGGCCAGCATCTCTGTGGTCAATCAAACCATCTAGTACCACCTCATACACACACAAGTTCTTTTGTATGAGTAGCAGAAAGGATGACGAAGTCCCCTCACTGTCGTATAAAGAAACGCTGACAGCTGCTGGAATGGGGGAGCGTAAAATAGTATTCCCAG ATAAACTTTGCAGTGCTAGTGACTTCTCAGCACAGTTGGTCCACCACTATCCCAAACTCGGGGATGGGGGTGGTTATGAACTGCTTCATATCGTCGGTTCAACCAGAAGCAAGGTGCTTGAGGTTCTGCCCTGCCCAAAAAATGGATATTCCCCAATGTACCTTCTCAGTGCTGAAGCAGGACTTGGCAAAGCCACTATCTACATTAGACCTCTGCAAAAAGATCTGTGTCTAGAACCA GTATGGGGGAGTTCTGCTGATGAAAATGATGGACCAATGGTTGAGTGCATGTATTGCCACAACAGTTTCAAACATTCCAATATGCAGGATCACGTAGACATTTGTACAAG AGATTTTGGCAACACAGAAACTCCCACAGTACAAGCTGAGTCTGACAACCATGGAAAGATGGACACCAGTACAGAAagacagacaacatcagagggcAGAGGTCATAGACACACTCAAAATGAGACTGACATGTACAGGCAGACGCAGACTGAAAGCAGTCAACACACTGAGAGACAGACTGATAGATGGCCACAAACCGACAGCGACCACCACAGACTCCAAAGGCAATCGAGACAGAGAGAAGAACAGCCATCAACCAGCAGTTACAATGGTTCAGTCAATATCTTTCAATCTCCTGAAAAAAGTCATAATGCCG AATGGAAAGCTGAAAAGGATCCAGAAAAGGCAGCTGAGACCTACAGAAGGGATTTACTGCAACAATCAGAAACATACAGGAGTCTGAAATATGTAATGGATATGCATGAGAGCCCAGAGGAGAAAGAGCGTGCAGTTGTGGTTTTCTACAAGCAGAATAACATCAACTGGGCCAGtccattttgtgtgtttttgaaag GTGATCCCGCAGTGGGAGATggagtgaaccggttctttttcACTTTTGGGATTTCAAAACTCCAGTCTGGATTCAGTTTTGGCCTag atgacacCAACAAAAGTTTGCTCTTTGTTGGTGAGGAAGACCACCTGGTGCCTTCCACCTCTACTTTCCTGCTGGAAGGCGATATCTTTCATGTTGCTGGACGGATTATTGGGCACTCCTTTTTAAATGGGGGACCAAAGCTGACTGGATTAAGCCAAGCCATTTTGGACTTAATTTCTGGAAAAGAAGACACAAACCAGCTTGCAACTCAAGACAGCCCAGACATTGATGTGAGGGAAGTTGTCACTCTG CTTACCAGCAAGGACCCCTTGAGCCCAGCTGATAAACACAATGTTGCCGAGATGTGTGTTGCTTGGGATCTGCCCACTGTTGTTAATGACACCAACCGGAACTGGCTTGCAGAAAAGATCCTTCACCATTCG GTGATTACTCGAAGGATCCGTCAGATCAAGCAGCTGAAAAAAGGCCTGAAAGACACTGGCGTTTTGCAACTTCTTAAGGAAAAACCAGAGACTGCTGCAGTTCTTTTCCCCCGTTCATCAAGCCTGGTGGTCATGCCAGAG ATGATTCTTGAACGAGTCATTTGGCCTTCAAATGATAGCTCTGACAGTGAGCAGGAGTGCAACATTGAACAGCAGTGCTCTGCTCTCGCATTTTTCCGACAGTACGTGGAAAATG CCAATTCAGAAAGTTTGAAAGACCTCCTCAAGTTTTGGGTTGGCTGGGTGATCTTTCCACAACACCTCTACATTAAGGTTACCTCTGGTCTGCTGCCAAAGTCCAAGACCTGCTATGAGACTTTGCAAATTCCGGGAGATCATACAGGCTACAACAACTTTAAAGAAGCTCTTGAAGGAGCTGTTCGTACAGCAGACACTGGATTTGGGTTTATCTAG